A window of the Brassica napus cultivar Da-Ae chromosome C5, Da-Ae, whole genome shotgun sequence genome harbors these coding sequences:
- the LOC125586965 gene encoding F-box/kelch-repeat protein At3g44120-like, whose product MSNSFTILPMSIINLNGTPSVKRKREVGLLDRHHNNSYRFHIAQVFHCDGLLLCASYKESRFLVWNRLTNQSIWTQFNKRYTGFTYLFLGYNEDRKSCNKSYKVLSFDPISMMSDVVIHDLNSEVSDSCRTIDNDNHPGLPHIGQSLSLKGNTYWFDIDETKMHLGIFLNKFDFSTEKLGRRLLLPYQCREYENLSVSVVREEKLSVSIQRGITSKTEIWVTDQIDETKVVSWSKVLVLDLSRDHQITHFGSFLLDEEKKVVMCYETWYDPEEENKSKEMIYIVGEDSKVTELDLGVDITGRYGQTILNYTPKFGSIEPD is encoded by the coding sequence ATGTCCAACTCATTCACAATTCTTCCAATGAGCATCATCAATCTCAATGGAACTCCATCTGTAAAACGTAAACGTGAGGTTGGCCTACTCGATCGGCATCACAATAACTCATATCGATTCCATATAGCTCAAGTCTTTCACTGCGACGGCTTGTTGTTATGCGCCTCTTACAAGGAATCTAGATTCCTGGTTTGGAACCGTCTTACTAATCAATCAATATGGACTCAGTTCAACAAACGTTACACGGGATTCACCTACCTTTTCCTCGGTTACAACGAAGACAGAAAATCATGTAATAAGAGTTACAAAGTCTTGAGCTTTGATCCTATTAGCATGATGAGTGATGTGGTAATCCATGATCTTAATTCTGAAGTCTCTGATTCATGTAGGACTATCGATAATGACAACCATCCAGGCTTGCCCCACATTGGTCAGAGTTTATCATTGAAAGGAAATACTTACTGGTTTGATATAGATGAAACAAAAATGCATCTTGGTATATTCTtgaacaaatttgatttttcaacAGAGAAACTTGGACGTCGTTTGCTTCTTCCTTATCAGTGTCGAGAATATGAAAACTTGAGTGTTTCGGTTGTCAGAGAAGAGAAACTTTCAGTGTCGATACAACGCGGAATTACATCAAAGACTGAGATATGGGTGACAGATCAAATTGATGAGACCAAAGTTGTGTCTTGGAGCAAGGTCTTGGTATTGGATTTGAGTCGTGATCATCAGATTACGCATTTTGGAAGTTTCTTGCtagatgaagagaagaaagtGGTCATGTGTTATGAGACATGGTACGACCCAGAAGAGGAGAACAAGTCCAAAGAAATGATATACATTGTTGGGGAGGATAGTAAAGTCACAGAATTGGATTTGGGAGTAGATATAACTGGGAGGTATGGGCAAACTATTCTGAATTATACCCCCAAGTTTGGTTCAATCGAGCCAGATTGA
- the LOC111204774 gene encoding putative leucine-rich repeat receptor-like serine/threonine-protein kinase At2g14440, translating into MLPFFFFLLLTFSISQALPPPRGFYLNCGSPSTTKLNEINYTSDRGFINVGNTTTIKQKDLLPILSTLRYFPDKSSRKHCYNFPVAKNSKYLIRTTYYYGNFDGKNSPPVFDQIIGGTKWSVVNTSEDYSKGQSSYYEIVVGVPGRTLSVCLAKNAKTLSSPFISALDVQSLEDTMYNSTDLGLYKLSLIARNSFGVDGDMISYPDDQYNRLWQPFSDKKHQTVTSQSSVNPLDFWNIPPAKAFMEGFRVTKGKALELQWPPFPLPATKYYIALYFQDDRSPSPLSWRAFGASINGATFSRKLNVSTNGVMVYSGQWPLSGQTTITLTTAKGSPMGAVINAGEVFQVIPIGGATNISDVTALEDLLESIDEPPVDWSGDPCLPLPNSWTGVTCSKEKITKVISLNLTNRGLAGSLPPSISNMTALKDLWLGKNKLTGPIPDLSPMTRLETLHLEDNQFNGSIPESLAQLPNLRILSIKNNKLQGTIPSALLQRKGLTIQASPENMASTNNTGPS; encoded by the exons AtgcttcctttcttcttcttcctcttattAACGTTCTCTATCTCTCAAGCTCTCCCTCCTCCTAGAG GTTTTTACTTAAACTGTGGATCACCTTCCACAACGAAACTCAACGAGATAAACTACACATCGGACAGAGGATTCATCAACGTAGGAAACACgacaacaataaaacaaaaagaccTTCTCCCAATCCTCTCGACACTGCGTTACTTCCCAGACAAGTCATCACGAAAACACTGTTATAACTTCCCTGTCGCCAAGAACTCCAAGTACCTTATCCGAACCACTTACTACTACGGCAACTTCGACGGTAAAAACAGCCCGCCGGTGTTCGATCAGATCATCGGAGGCACAAAATGGAGCGTTGTGAATACATCAGAGGATTACTCCAAGGGCCAGAGTTCTTATTACGAGATCGTTGTTGGTGTTCCTGGGAGGACACTAAGTGTTTGTTTAGCTAAGAATGCAAAGACTCTCTCGTCACCTTTTATATCGGCTTTAGATGTGCAATCTCTTGAGGATACAATGTATAACTCAACTGATCTTGGGTTATACAAGCTCAGCCTCATCGCTAGGAACAGCTTTGGAGTAGATGGAGATATGATTAG CTATCCAGATGACCAATATAACCGTCTATGGCAACCGTTTTCAGACAAGAAGCATCAGACGGTGACTTCTCAAAGCAGTGTTAACCCATTAGACTTCTGGAACATTCCACCTGCTAAAGCTTTCATGGAAGGCTTCAGAGTGACTAAAGGGAAGGCTCTAGAGCTTCAATGGCCGCCGTTTCCTCTTCCAGCCACAAAGTACTATATAGCTCTGTATTTTCAGGATGATAGGAGTCCAAGCCCCTTGAGCTGGAGAGCCTTTGGTGCATCAATCAATGGAGCTACCTTTTCAAGAAAACTCAACGTGAGTACCAATGGGGTTATGGTTTACTCAGGTCAGTGGCCATTGTCAGGTCAGACTACGATCACGTTGACTACTGCTAAAGGTTCACCTATGGGAGCAGTGATCAATGCTGGAGAAGTGTTTCAGGTTATTCCCATAGGTGGAGCCACTAATATAAGCGATG TAACTGCGTTGGAAGATTTGTTAGAGAGCATCGACGAGCCTCCTGTAGATTGGTCCGGTGATCCATGCCTTCCTCTTCCCAACTCGTGGACTGGTGTAACTTGCTCCAAAGAAAAAATCACCAAAGTGATTTCTCT GAATCTGACAAATCGTGGACTAGCGGGCTCTCTACCACCAAGCATTAGCAACATGACTGCACTTAAAGATCT ATGGTTAGGGAAGAACAAGCTCACAGGACCGATACCAGATTTGAGTCCAATGACGAGATTAGAAACTCT ACATTTAGAGGACAACCAGTTCAATGGATCGATTCCAGAGTCACTTGCACAGCTCCCTAATCTCCGCATACT GTCCATCAAGAACAACAAGCTTCAAGGTACAATTCCTAGTGCACTCCTCCAGAGAAAGGGCCTAACTATTCA GGCGTCTCCTGAGAACATGGCAAGCACAAACAACACCGGGCCGAGTTAG
- the LOC106451900 gene encoding protein disulfide-isomerase SCO2, producing the protein MFRLYPNCSLPSLVFLPRHPPRSFRCRATADIPLGDGIGVPREPDSTSDTARSRDVSAAAGGNGESGKWRKRRLLWSKSGVSYLVGDDDALPLPMTYPNTSPVSPDEIDRRLQCDPVVEDCKEVVYEWTGKCRSCQGSGSVSYYKKRGKEVICKCIPCQGIGYVQKITSRTDIDVMEDLDNEAS; encoded by the exons ATGTTCCGATTATACCCAAACTGCTCTCTACCTTCTCTCGTCTTCCTTCCCCGCCATCCTCCTCGCTCCTTCCGTTGCCGCGCCACCGCCGATATCCCTCTAGGCGACGGAATCGGAGTACCACGTGAACCGGATTCAACCTCTGACACGGCGAGGTCTCGAGATGTCTCCGCCGCGGCCGGAGGGAACGGTGAATCGGGTAAGTGGAGGAAAAGGAGGCTGCTGTGGTCGAAAAGCGGAGTGAGTTACTTGGTAGGCGACGACGACGCGCTTCCGTTGCCTATGACTTATCCCAATACATCCCCTGTGTCGCCCGATGAGATTGACCGGAGGTTGCAGTGCGATCCTGTTGTCGAG GATTGCAAGGAAGTGGTTTATGAGTGGACTGGCAAGTGTAGAAGTTGCCAAGGATCTGGATCTGTCAGCTATTACAAGAAAAGGGGTAAAGAGGTTATCTGCAAATGCATACCTTGCCAAGGGATAG GATATGTGCAGAAGATAACATCTCGAACGGACATTGATGTGATGGAAGATTTGGATAACGAAGCATCTTGA
- the LOC111203880 gene encoding protein CHROMATIN REMODELING 25 yields the protein MEEEDQVVISSSDSEDSSDSYEEESQDSEGEYENSDCEDLAAVSPPSDADRKFKNVNDLLRGNLVVQRQPLLPRVLSVSEGAAVCRKPFKPPCSHGYNTTGQLSRRLSARKRFVPWGSSSPVVVVLPTKLNESTTIEKDEEEEVVSLPPEVEPLVLWQLDESDDAMRISVHPLLVRFLRPHQREGVQFMFDCVSGLHGSENINGCILADDMGLGKTLQSITLLYTLLCQGFDGTPMVKKAIIVTPTSLVSNWEAEIKKWVGDRIQLIALCESTRDDVLSGIDSFTRPRSALQVLIISYETFRMHSSKFGQTGSCDLLICDEAHRLKNDQTLTNKALASLTCKRRVLLSGTPMQNDLEEFFAMVNFTNPGSLGDAAHFRHYFEAPIICGREPTATEEEKNLAAARSTELSSKVNQFILRRTNALLSNHLPPKIIEVVCCKMTTLQSTLYNHFISSKNLKRALADNAKQTKVLAYITALKKLCNHPKLIYDTIKSKSPGTIGFEDFLEFFPAEMFSGRSGAWTGGDGAWVELSGKMHVLSRLLANLRRNTDDRIVLVSNYTQTLDLFAQLCRERRYPYLRLDGSTSISKRQKLVNRLNDPTKDEFAFLLSSKAGGCGLNLIGANRLVLFDPDWNPANDKQAAARVWRDGQKKRVYVYRFLSTGTIEEKVYQRQMSKEGLQKVIQHEQTDNSTRQGNLLSTEDLRDLFSFHGDVRSEIHGKMSCSRCQNDASGTENTEEGNENNLDDSACQTDQEDIGGFANDAGCLHSLKISERQVGTPLEEDLASWGHHFTSKSVPDTILQASAGDEVTFVFTNQVDGKLIPIKSNPSPKPEVTELNRNQAVSNRGFNKPQQRPREPLQPLSPNETNKRVKLSTYKRLHCTSNTDGAQMQMPLPRPNQVSVNHDDDFV from the exons ATGGAGGAAGAAGACCAAGTCGTCATCTCGTCTTCCGATTCCGAAGATTCCAGCGACAGTTACGAAGAAGAGTCTCAAGACTCGGAGGGAGAATACGAAAATTCCGACTGCGAAGACCTTGCCGCCGTTTCTCCTCCATCCGACGCCGATCGGAAATTCAAGAACGTAAATGATCTATTGAG GGGAAATCTGGTGGTGCAACGGCAGCCACTCCTTCCTCGGGTGCTTTCAGTCTCTGAAGGAGCTGCAGTTTGTAGGAAGCCTTTCAAGCCTCCGTGTTCTCATGGTTATAATACCACCGGTCAACTTTCTCGTCGCCTTTCGGCTCGGAAACGCTTTGTTCCTTGGGGTTCTTCAAGTCCAGTTGTGGTTGTTCTGCCTACTAAGCTGAATGAATCAACCACTATtgaaaaagatgaagaagaggaagttgTTTCTCTTCCACCTGAAGTTGAACCCTTGGTATTGTGGCAACTTGATGAATCTGATGATGCCATGAGAATTTCGGTGCATCCATTGCTTGTCCGGTTTCTTCGGCCTCATCAAAG AGAAGGTGTCCAGTTCATGTTTGATTGTGTTTCAGGATTACATGGTTCGGAAAATATAAATGGTTGCATTCTGGCTGACGACATGGG TTTGGGGAAGACATTGCAGTCCATTACTTTACTATACACACTTCTATGTCAAGGATTTGATGGGACTCCTATGGTTAAAAAGGCCATTATTGTTACACCAACGAGTCTTGTCAGTAACTGGGAAGCTGAAATTAAGAAATGGGTTGGAGACAGGATTCAGCTTATAGCTCTCTGTGAAAGCACCAGAGATGATGTTTTGTCTGGAATAGATAGTTTCACTCGACCACGAAGCGCTTTGCAG GTACTTATTATTTCTTACGAGACATTTCGAATGCACTCATCCAAGTTCGGCCAGACTGGATCCTGTGATCTTCTAATATGCGATGAGGCTCATAGGTTGAAAAATGACCAGACACTAACTAACAAG GCTTTGGCTTCATTGACATGCAAAAGGCGGGTTTTGTTGTCTGGAACTCCCATGCAG AATGACTTGGAAGAGTTTTTCGCCATGGTCAACTTTACAAATCCAGGAAGTTTAGGCGATGCTGCGCATTTTCGCCACTATTTTGAG GCACCTATTATATGTGGAAGAGAACCTACAGCTACTGAGGAAGAGAAAAATTTAGCTGCTGCCCGCTCGACAGAACTGAGTTCAAAAGTGAATCAG TTTATATTGAGGAGAACTAATGCATTACTCTCCAATCATTTACCACCTAAG ATAATTGAAGTAGTTTGTTGCAAGATGACTACTCTCCAGTCCACTTTGTACAATCATTTTATAAGCTCAAAAAAT CTTAAAAGAGCACTTGCTGATAATGCAAAGCAGACAAAAGTTTTGGCTTATATAACAGCTCTCAAGAAGCTCTGCAATCATCCAAAG CTAATTTACGATACAATAAAAAGCAAAAGtcctggtactattggttttgAGGATTTCTTAGAGTTTTTCCCTGCAGAAATGTTCTCCGGGAG ATCTGGAGCATGGACCGGGGGTGATGGTGCCTGGGTCGAGCTCTCTGGGAAAATGCATGTTCTCTCCAGACTTTTGGCTAACCTACGTCGGAATACTGATGACCGCATAGTCCTTGTATCAAACTATACGCAG ACATTGGATCTTTTCGCTCAACTCTGTCGCGAAAGAAGATATCCTTATCTGAGGCTGGATGGATCAACATCTATCAGCAAGAGGCAGAAGCTTGTTAACCGGTTGAACGACCCAACAAAG GATGAATTTGCATTTCTCTTAAGCAGCAAGGCAGGTGGCTGTGGATTAAATTTAATTGGTGCTAATCGACTTGTTTTGTTCGATCCCGATTGGAATCCTGCCAATGATAAACAA GCTGCTGCTAGAGTTTGGAGGGATGGGCAAAAGAAAAGAGTGTATGTCTACAGGTTTCTTAGTACTGGAACTATTGAAGAAAAG GTTTACCAGCGTCAGATGTCAAAAGAAGGGCTTCAAAAAGTTATTCAGCATGAACAGACGGATAACAGCACTAGACAG GGAAACTTACTTTCAACAGAGGATTTAAGAGACTTATTTTCCTTCCACGGGGATGTTAG GTCTGAAATCCATGGAAAGATGAGCTGCAGCAGGTGCCAAAATGATGCCTCTGGTACAGAAAATACGGAAGAAGGAAATGAGAACAATCTTGATGACAGTGCTTGCCAGACTGATCAAGAAGATATAGGCGGATTTGCAAACGATGCAGGATGCCTTCACTCGTTGAAAATCTCCGAGAGACAG GTGGGCACTCCATTGGAGGAAGATCTAGCAAGCTGGGGTCATCATTTTACCTCAAAGTCTGTTCCAGATACTATACTGCAAGCTTCAGCTGGTGACGAG GTTACATTTGTATTCACAAACCAGGTAGATGGGAAGCTCATTCCCATCAAATCAAATCCTAGTCCAAAACCGGAAGTAACCGAATTAAACCGAAACCAAGCTGTAAGTAACCGTGGCTTCAACAAACCGCAACAAAGACCTAGGGAACCGCTCCAACCACTATCTCCCAACGAGACCAACAAAAGAGTGAAGTTGTCTACGTATAAGCGTTTACACTGTACTAGTAACACTGATGGTGCTCAAATGCAAATGCCTTTGCCGAGACCAAATCAAGTGTCTGTAAATCACGATGATGATTTTGTATGA
- the LOC125587841 gene encoding uncharacterized protein LOC125587841 — MILKPLHVELTILSRFVAMSEELPKRLFKEGEEPRVTQINNNCRIDYIIRKFQAWLPKELDVVKKDPVFHQIFKLHENGLGYAARVIHSFLCRELVSFLQHELWFVFARRPLRFSLQEFHAVTGFECDTHISLEEFEEWKYDGGFWSKVLRRKDGTITLFNLWTKDKEAVKKWRNADRIRLIYLAIILCVVLARDEKANIPLKYIAVVMDLDRVRRYPWGVAAYDLLCKSIAKNRSQLKEKTTSYVLDGFSYALQIWAMEAIPKIGKLCGKKLDKGFKDGPRCINWMGAAKVSYEEIIRLEEIITPKDDIYPYISWTGNYDVVKAQAFRRDDDVEDDRIKVLMEMIKKGHDFSEHVWETEENEVISLSLDDESAVNDEASVNVEAAESDDDFQTPKGSKNVGSRSKRGKKRLPDRGMEKRKHKVLASGAKQAPFNEDMKAFMTQLFEHNFSGMEQRIQKQMAETFEQMRTELKQSRKEASVEVELGEPSPTKPSTSQAPLRRSTRGVNKH; from the exons ATGATATTGAAACCTTTACATGTTGAACTAACAATTTTGTCACGGTTTGTAGCTATGTCTGAGGAGCTACCGAAGAGGCTTTTTAAGGAGGGCGAGGAGCCCCGAGTTACTCAGATCAACAACAACTGTAGGATCGACTACATAATCCGAAAGTTCCAAGCGTGGCTGCCAAAGGAGTTGGATGTCGTGAAGAAAGACCCGGTTTTTCATCAGATTTTTAAGCTCCATGAGAATGGTCTTGGATACGCTGCCAGGGTGATACACAGCTTCTTGTGTAGGGAGCTGGTGAGTTTCTTACAGCACGAGCTATGGTTTGTCTTTGCGAGGAGACCGCTTCGATTCTCATTGCAAGAGTTCCACGCCGTAACTGGGTTTGAATGCGATACTCATATCTCGCTTGAGGAGTTTGAAGAGTGGAAATATGATGGTGGTTTCTGGAGCAAGGTTTTGAGGAGAAAAGATGGAACAATTACACTCTTCAACCTGTGGACTAAGGACAAGGAAGCTGTAAAGAAGTGGAGGAATGCAGATCGCATACGTCTTATCTACTTGGCGATCATTCTTTGTGTGGTATTGGCGAGAGATGAGAAGGCTAATATCCCCCTGAAGTACATCGCGGTGGTCATGGATCTTGACAGAGTTCGAAGGTATCCTTGGGGAGTTGCTGCTTATGACCTTCTCTGCAAATCAATAGCCAAAAATCGTTCCCAACTGAAGGAAAAGACCACTAGCTATGTCTTGGATGGCTTCTCATACGCCTTGcagatttgggcaatggaagcGATACCAAAAATTGGGAAGCTTTGTGGAAAAAAGCtggataagggtttcaaggACGGTCCTAGATGCATAAACTGGATGGGAGCTGCGAAGGTGTCATATGAGGAGATCATTCGCTTGGAGGAGATTATTACACCCAAg GATGACATCTACCCATACATCTCATGGACAGGAAATTATGATGTTGTCAAAGCTCAGGCGTTTCGCAGAGATGATGATGTGGAGGATGATAGAATCAAGGTTCTGATGGAGATGATAAAGAAGGGGCATGATTTTAGTGAGCATGTTTGGGAaactgaagaaaatgaagtgatTTCTTTATCTCTCGATGACGAATCAGCTGTGAATGATGAAGCAAGCGTGAATGTTGAAGCAGCCGAGAGTGATGACGACTTTCAGACTCCGAAAGGATCAAAAAACGTTGGTTCTAGATCAAAGAGGGGTAAAAAGAGGCTTCCCGATCGTGGTATGGAGAAGAGAAAGCATAAGGTTCTCGCAAGTGGCGCAAAGCAAGCTCCTTTTAATGAAGACATGAAGGCTTTTATGACACAGTTGTTTGAGCACAACTTCTCTGGAATGGAACAAAGGATACAGAAACAGATGGCCGAGACATTTGAGCAGATGCGGACAGAGCTTAAACAATCACGTAAGGAAGCCAGCGTTGAAGTTGAGCTTGGAGAGCCTTCACCGACAAAGCCATCGACGAGCCAGGCACCGTTGAGGAGGTCCACACGCGGGGTAAACAAACACTag
- the LOC125587290 gene encoding uncharacterized protein LOC125587290, whose translation MVLIYVKSGEWMCSRGDDWSFVVDKERRGRMVTLATTTTLKQLKIMVCEDYGVDHNAINAEFSYSLLNQKGNPPIIITNDRQASNFVGYAKRESSTTLCVMFSVSGVNQKERVNIDLNKEPCDSSNVEDEEVPEINRAEFVKPSKESFVKRTNHVAADGCGALRSENIELCQNNGDSDKDGRAWRGDFVKKDQIFTSKGVLKATMEILAMKNNFDYTVIKSTRKWWYIRCKDALCNWTVRAEGIDGSTYFMINQCDGRHSCAPSKKRKFGKTASARTIGTLIQHRFDDANDGPKPNDIIQFMRMEHSCEITYWHAWEAREFAIAAARGIPDRSYSKIPAYLHMIKEANPGTHTHYETNEKGRFMYLFMSFGQSVRGFYNAMRRVIVVDGTFLKNKYKGTLLVATAVDGNSNLYPIAFGVVDSENDDSWGWFFRQLKVVIADCQDLAFVSDRNASISKAIGTVYPRSAHGICIHHLLTNVVSFFKTKGLTALVEKASRAYRYTEFQERITEIFDMSPELGRYLREADVRKWARSLFPGSRYDIRTTNPAESINSVLRIPREYPVIPLLDSIRELLTRWFYERRLLSSKHLDPLTAKVERKIDRRIVKAKGFQVYKVDNFRSVVKGDIYDCHVDLERRTCTCGKYDIGKIPCRHAIPAIYSRGMEVHRFTDALYSTAAWRTAYADSINPIAVLESEWNVPAEVKLAKVLPPKTRKSAGRPVKRRYESVEDKIASSQGSRKNKKHKCSRCGTEGHKRGTCDLPI comes from the exons ATGGTTCTAATCTATGTCAAATCGGGTGAATGGATGTGTAGTCGCGGTGATGACTGGAGTTTCGTGGTAGACAAAGAAAGGCGTGGTCGAATGGTAACATTAGCAACTACTACTACGTTGAAGCAGCTCAAAATAATGGTGTGTGAGGATTATGGGGTGGACCATAATGCCATTAATGCCGAGTTCAGTTATTCGTTGTTGAATCAAAAAGGGAATCCTCCAATTATTATCACCAATGATCGGCAAGCATCTAATTTTGTGGGCTATGCAAAGAGGGAATCGTCTACTACCTTGTGTGTGATGTTCTCTGTTTCTGGTGTAAATCAAAAGGAACGAGTCAATATCGATTTGAATAAGGAGCCTTGTGATTCAAGTaatgttgaggatgaagaagttccTGAGATAAATCGAGCAGAGTTTGTCAAGCCGTCAAAGGAGTCTTTTGTTAAAAGAACGAATCATGTCGCTGCGGATGGTTGCGGTGCTTTAAGGAGTGAAAACATTGAACTTTGTCAAAACAATGGAGACAGTGATAAGGATGGTCGAGCTTGGAGAGGAGACTTCGTGAAGAAGGATCAAATTTTCACAAGTAAAGGGGTTCTGAAGGCAACAATGGAAATTTTGGCGATGAAGAATAATTTCGATTACACTGTTATCAAATCCACGAGAAAATGGTGGTATATTCGATGTAAGGATGCATTGTGCAACTGGACTGTGCGTGCAGAAGGAATAGATGGGTCTACATATTTCATGATCAACCAATGTGATGGAAGACATTCATGTGCTCCTTCAAAGAAAAGGAAATTCGGAAAAACAGCATCAGCAAGAACAATTGGGACTCTGATACAACATCGATTTGATGATGCAAACGATGGCCCAAAACCGAATGACATCATTCAATTTATGAGAATGGAGCATAGTTGTGAGATTACTTATTGGCACGCTTGGGAAGCTCGTGAGTTTGCTATTGCAGCTGCTAGAGGTATACCAGATCGCAGTTACTCTAAAATACCAGCATATTTGCATATGATTAAAGAAGCAAATCCTGGTACGCATACTCACTACGAAACTAATGAGAAGGGAAGATTCATGTATCTATTTATGTCATTTGGGCAATCAGTTAGAGGATTCTACAATGCAATGCGAAGGGTGATTGTCGTTGACGGaacttttctgaaaaataaatacaaagggACACTTCTTGTTGCTACTGCTGTAGATGGTAACTCTAATTTGTATCCGATTGCATTTGGGGTTGTTGATTCAGAGAATGACGATTCATGGGGGTGGTTCTTCAGACAGTTGAAAGTGGTTATTGCTGATTGTCAAGATCTAGCTTTTGTCTCAGATAGAAATGCGTCTATTTCTAAAGCTATTGGGACTGTCTACCCTCGATCAGCACATGGAATTTGCATTCATCACTTATTGACCAATGTGGTCTCATTTTTCAAGACAAAAGGATTGACTGCGTTGGTGGAAAAGGCTTCACGGGCATATAGGTACACTGAATTTCAAGAACGTATCACCGAAATTTTTGATATGAGTCCTGAGCTTGGAAGATATCTACGGGAGGCTGATGTGCGCAAATGGGCTCGTTCTCTCTTCCCTGGCTCCAGGTATGACATTAGGACCACGAACCCTGCAGAGTCTATAAATTCAGTTCTTAGAATACCTAGAGAATATCCGGTTATTCCTTTGCTTGATAGTATAAGAGAACTGTTGACTCGATGGTTCTATGAGCGTCGCTTGTTAAGCTCAAAGCATCTAGATCCTTTAACCGCTaaggtggagagaaagattgaTAGGAGAATTGTGAAGGCAAAAGGATTCCAGGTTTACAAGGTTGACAACTTCAGATCGGTTGTAAAAGGAGACATATATGATTGTCATGTTGATTTGGAAAGAAGAACATGCACATGTGGTAAGTATGATATAGGAAAAATTCCTTGCCGACACGCCATTCCTGCAATTTATTCACGAG GTATGGAAGTGCACAGATTCACTGACGCCTTATACAGCACTGCAGCGTGGAGAACCGCCTATGCAGATTCCATTAATCCAATAGCAGTTCTAGAGTCTGAATGGAATGTCCCTGCTGAGGTTAAACTTGCAAAGGTTTTACCACCAAAGACAAGAAAGAGTGCTGGTCGACCAGTAAAGAGAAGGtatgaatcagtagaagacaagaTCGCATCTTCTCAAGGATCAAGGAAGAATAAAAAGCATAAGTGCAGCCGTTGTGGAACTGAAGGACACAAGAGAGGAACATGCGATTTACCCATCTAG